Proteins co-encoded in one Arachis hypogaea cultivar Tifrunner chromosome 13, arahy.Tifrunner.gnm2.J5K5, whole genome shotgun sequence genomic window:
- the LOC112733799 gene encoding E3 ubiquitin-protein ligase WAVH1 → MVTGWRKTFCTSMPKANALTHKHDPNLTFYSNPSTPNSDSYSPKLECRTTCSLPNSPSQLQLTNNTTLTLTPSTFSYLLKSTLRLSKNRCGICTQGVKAGQGTAIFTAECSHTFHFPCIAAHVRMRQLLTCPVCSATWKQLTVADENTPPHHNQHAKTTPSVKLYNDDEPLASPTSVSAFVPIPESGEENEGEENQISTHFPGFHVSPSSPLKTRRTVEVCFSPEAAIVASNRSYDTYVAVLKVKAPACDSAAPRQPIDLVAVIDVGGVSSAEDLRALKRAMRVVISSLGSTDRLSVVAFSGGSKRLFPLRRMAGKGQRAARRVVDALAAVERSRGRAPSRNDALKKAAKVLEDRREKNPVGKIVLISNDSEDRLLSATSFSHLEIADRNCACWQDSALAQRVGNVLNLAAQDLKLELRVSSRSSPTEIAAVYSVSAGVLVLSPDSVVIGDLHAEEERELVVEFRVPAGTIARGTYHHIISVRCSHRDPFTQELVHSKERAVRVPRPHAVGSSDTTIERLRSLHISSRAVAESRQLSAKNDLAGAVRLLSSAQTLLIQPSRESNCPKDNEFLQWLEAEQGQLKRQIQSQKSCANNCLEEKLEPFTPMSAWRAAERLAKLAKMRKSMNRVSDLHGFENARF, encoded by the exons ATGGTAACAGGGTGGAGAAAGACGTTTTGCACATCCATGCCCAAAGCCAATGCATTAACCCACAAGCACGATCCCAACCTCACTTTTTATTCCAACCCATCAACTCCAAACTCAGATTCTTACAGCCCCAAACTTGAATGCCGAACCACTTGCTCCCTTCCCAACAGCCCCAGTCAACTTCAATTGACCAACAACACCACTCTTACACTTACTCCCTCAACTTTCTCATACCTTCTCAAATCCACCTTACGCCTTTCCAAG aacCGATGTGGAATATGTACGCAGGGGGTCAAAGCTGGACAAGGAACCGCAATTTTCACAGCGGAGTGCTCTCACACCTTTCACTTCCCATGCATCGCTGCTCACGTGAGGATGCGCCAGCTCCTCACGTGTCCCGTATGCAGTGCCACCTGGAAGCAGCTTACCGTAGCAGATGAAAACACCCCGCCGCACCACAACCAACACGCCAAAACGACGCCGTCCGTTAAGCTCTACAACGACGACGAGCCCCTTGCCTCTCCAACCTCTGTTTCGGCCTTCGTCCCCATACCTGAATCCGGAGAAGAAAACGAAGGCGAAGAAAATCAAATATCAACGCATTTCCCAGGCTTCCATGTGTCCCCATCTTCGCCGTTGAAAACCAGAAGAACGGTTGAAGTGTGCTTCTCACCGGAAGCTGCTATTGTTGCCTCTAACAGAAGCTATGATACCTACGTCGCTGTTCTCAAGGTGAAGGCTCCGGCGTGTGATTCGGCGGCACCTCGTCAGCCGATTGATCTGGTAGCGGTGATCGACGTCGGCGGGGTCTCGTCCGCCGAGGACCTTCGAGCGCTCAAGCGTGCGATGCGAGTCGTGATATCGTCGCTCGGCTCCACCGACCGTCTCTCTGTCGTGGCGTTCTCCGGCGGATCCAAGCGGCTGTTTCCATTGCGGAGGATGGCCGGAAAGGGCCAGAGGGCCGCGCGCCGAGTCGTGGATGCTCTTGCTGCAGTAGAGCGGAGCCGCGGCCGAGCTCCGTCGAGGAACGACGCCCTGAAGAAGGCCGCAAAGGTTCTGGAAGACCGGAGGGAGAAGAATCCCGTTGGAAAGATCGTGCTCATCTCGAACGATAGTGAGGACCGCCTGTTATCTGCCACGAGTTTCTCTCATCTTGAAATAGCAGATCGCAACTGCGCGTGTTGGCAGGATAGCGCGCTGGCTCAGCGAGTAGGGAATGTGTTGAATTTGGCAGCTCAGGACCTTAAACTCGAATTGAGAGTGTCGTCGCGTTCATCGCCAACGGAGATTGCTGCCGTGTATTCTGTTTCTGCGGGTGTTCTCGTTCTCTCACCGGATTCCGTCGTCATTGGAGATCTCCACGCCGAAGAAGAGAGGGAGTTAGTGGTGGAGTTTAGAGTCCCAGCCGGAACCATCGCCCGTGGGACCTACCACCACATCATTTCCGTACGTTGCTCACACCGCGACCCCTTCACCCAAGAGCTTGTTCATTCAAAGGAGCGTGCCGTCAGGGTTCCGCGTCCTCATGCCGTTGGATCTTCGGATACAACAATAGAACGGCTGAGAAGTCTCCACATCAGCAGTCGAGCTGTAGCCGAGTCAAGACAATTGTCGGCTAAAAATGACTTGGCTGGAGCCGTTCGCTTGCTCTCATCAGCTCAAACCCTGCTGATTCAGCCAAGCCGTGAATCAAATTGCCCCAAAGACAATGAGTTCCTGCAATGGCTTGAAGCTGAACAAGGCCAGCTGAAGCGCCAAATTCAGAGTCAAAAGTCGTGTGCAAACAATTGCTTGGAAGAGAAGCTGGAGCCGTTTACACCAATGTCAGCTTGGCGTGCCGCAGAGCGACTTGCAAAATTGGCTAAGATGAGAAAGTCCATGAATAGAGTCAGTGACCTGCACGGATTTGAGAATGCCAGATTTTAA
- the LOC112733798 gene encoding protein RMD5 homolog isoform X2: MELSTIKDAFDRVTKKQKLSSAKTQEMLDQIRQEIESALDKMQSANNSDPEHNYKAVLNELKANLLKIAPLSQMEGTQKELNVALSKYGKLLEKYFNPDISKAYRNIDVDTHTLNQIIANHFYRQELFDIGDHFVSVVGEPESASTMKAPFLEMYQILEAIKNQNLEPALNWASMNSDKLAQSGSDIVLKLHSMQFVKILQNGTRDEALHYARTHLSPFASSHMAEIQKLMASLLWTGKLDRSPYHALLSGSNWDKLAEELKREFCNLLGQSYNSPLSVTVAAGVQVLPPLLKFMNVMAGKKQEWQTMNQLPVPVELDREFQFHSIFVCPVSKEQATEDNPPMLMSCGHVLCKQSILKMSKNHTKMFKCPYCPFDIDAVQCRQLYF, translated from the coding sequence ATGGAGCTGAGTACTATTAAAGATGCATTTGATCGTGTCACAAAGAAGCAAAAGTTATCTAGTGCGAAGACTCAGGAAATGCTTGATCAAATCAGACAGGAAATTGAGAGTGCTTTAGACAAGATGCAGTCAGCCAATAACTCGGACCCTGAGCACAATTATAAAGCTGTCCTCAATGAGCTCAAGGCCAATTTGCTTAAAATTGCTCCCCTTAGCCAAATGGAAGGCACACAAAAAGAGCTAAATGTAGCACTCAGCAAGTATGGGAAGCTACTTGAGAAATATTTCAATCCTGATATATCAAAGGCTTATAGAAATATTGATGTTGATACACATACGTTAAACCAAATAATTGCCAACCATTTTTATCGCCAGGAACTTTTTGATATTGGTGATcattttgtgagtgtggttggagaaccagaatctgcttccacTATGAAAGCTCCATTCCTAGAAATGTATCAAATACTTGAAGCCATTAAGAACCAGAACCTGGAGCCAGCCCTAAACTGGGCTTCAATGAACTCTGACAAACTTGCTCAAAGTGGATCTGATATTGTGTTGAAGCTTCACTCTATGCAATTTGTAAAAATACTTCAAAATGGAACTAGAGATGAAGCTCTTCATTACGCCCGAACTCACCTGTCTCCTTTTGCTTCCAGTCACATGGCTGAAATCCAGAAGCTCATGGCCTCCCTCCTGTGGACCGGAAAACTTGATCGGTCTCCATACCATGCATTATTATCTGGATCTAACTGGGACAAGTTGGCCGAGGAACTTAAACGGGAGTTCTGCAATCTCTTGGGGCAGTCATACAACAGTCCATTGAGTGTGACTGTAGCAGCAGGGGTTCAGGTTTTGCCGCCTCTCCTTAAATTTATGAATGTCATGGCAGGGAAGAAGCAGGAATGGCAGACAATGAATCAGTTGCCTGTGCCAGTTGAGTTGGACCGGGAATTCCAGTTCCATTCTATTTTTGTTTGTCCTGTCTCAAAGGAACAAGCAACCGAGGATAATCCGCCAATGTTGATGTCCTGCGGCCATGTCCTTTGTAAGCAGTCTATCTTGAAGATGTCGAAGAATCACACAAAGATGTTTAAGTGCCCTTACTGTCCCTTTGATATTGATGCTGTACAATGCAGGCAGCTATATTTCTGA
- the LOC112733798 gene encoding protein RMD5 homolog isoform X1: MNRSFSDLSEPGFNEGFLVALAHFGAMQIANMLLRTTGTHPQKKCFLELGASHLSFLTSQIVDTLILNMELSTIKDAFDRVTKKQKLSSAKTQEMLDQIRQEIESALDKMQSANNSDPEHNYKAVLNELKANLLKIAPLSQMEGTQKELNVALSKYGKLLEKYFNPDISKAYRNIDVDTHTLNQIIANHFYRQELFDIGDHFVSVVGEPESASTMKAPFLEMYQILEAIKNQNLEPALNWASMNSDKLAQSGSDIVLKLHSMQFVKILQNGTRDEALHYARTHLSPFASSHMAEIQKLMASLLWTGKLDRSPYHALLSGSNWDKLAEELKREFCNLLGQSYNSPLSVTVAAGVQVLPPLLKFMNVMAGKKQEWQTMNQLPVPVELDREFQFHSIFVCPVSKEQATEDNPPMLMSCGHVLCKQSILKMSKNHTKMFKCPYCPFDIDAVQCRQLYF; this comes from the exons ATGAATAGAAGCTTCTCTGATTTATCAGAGCCAGGTTTCAATGAAGGCTTCTTGGTTGCCCTGGCTCACTTTGGAGCTATGCAAATTGCAAACATGCTTTTGAGAACCACTGGCACACACCCACAGAAAAAATGTTTCCTAGAATTAG GTGCATCGCATCTTAGCTTTTTGACGTCACAAATTGTAGATACTTTGATACTCAATATGGAGCTGAGTACTATTAAAGATGCATTTGATCGTGTCACAAAGAAGCAAAAGTTATCTAGTGCGAAGACTCAGGAAATGCTTGATCAAATCAGACAGGAAATTGAGAGTGCTTTAGACAAGATGCAGTCAGCCAATAACTCGGACCCTGAGCACAATTATAAAGCTGTCCTCAATGAGCTCAAGGCCAATTTGCTTAAAATTGCTCCCCTTAGCCAAATGGAAGGCACACAAAAAGAGCTAAATGTAGCACTCAGCAAGTATGGGAAGCTACTTGAGAAATATTTCAATCCTGATATATCAAAGGCTTATAGAAATATTGATGTTGATACACATACGTTAAACCAAATAATTGCCAACCATTTTTATCGCCAGGAACTTTTTGATATTGGTGATcattttgtgagtgtggttggagaaccagaatctgcttccacTATGAAAGCTCCATTCCTAGAAATGTATCAAATACTTGAAGCCATTAAGAACCAGAACCTGGAGCCAGCCCTAAACTGGGCTTCAATGAACTCTGACAAACTTGCTCAAAGTGGATCTGATATTGTGTTGAAGCTTCACTCTATGCAATTTGTAAAAATACTTCAAAATGGAACTAGAGATGAAGCTCTTCATTACGCCCGAACTCACCTGTCTCCTTTTGCTTCCAGTCACATGGCTGAAATCCAGAAGCTCATGGCCTCCCTCCTGTGGACCGGAAAACTTGATCGGTCTCCATACCATGCATTATTATCTGGATCTAACTGGGACAAGTTGGCCGAGGAACTTAAACGGGAGTTCTGCAATCTCTTGGGGCAGTCATACAACAGTCCATTGAGTGTGACTGTAGCAGCAGGGGTTCAGGTTTTGCCGCCTCTCCTTAAATTTATGAATGTCATGGCAGGGAAGAAGCAGGAATGGCAGACAATGAATCAGTTGCCTGTGCCAGTTGAGTTGGACCGGGAATTCCAGTTCCATTCTATTTTTGTTTGTCCTGTCTCAAAGGAACAAGCAACCGAGGATAATCCGCCAATGTTGATGTCCTGCGGCCATGTCCTTTGTAAGCAGTCTATCTTGAAGATGTCGAAGAATCACACAAAGATGTTTAAGTGCCCTTACTGTCCCTTTGATATTGATGCTGTACAATGCAGGCAGCTATATTTCTGA